One window of the Brevundimonas goettingensis genome contains the following:
- a CDS encoding flagellin, which produces MSNSVLTNSAAAIALQNLTTTNNKLTDVQGRISTGLKVQGAKDNAAVWAIAQSQRADVGALGAVKSSLDRATSIADVARSAGESISDLLNQLKEKVTAAKDPSLKTQSRQLLNSDFKALLGAIKSAVDNATFDGGNVLNGSLPTGLKFLANADASAFVTLSTQNLSLSGSILSLGMADSLLTLTGATTALNKLDNSITAVNAALGALGAQAKQIEAHNTFVSKLTDTLESGIGNLVDADLAKESARLQALQVQQQLGAQSLSIANQSPQVILKLFQ; this is translated from the coding sequence ATGAGCAACAGCGTTCTCACCAACTCCGCAGCCGCGATTGCGCTGCAGAACCTGACCACGACGAACAACAAGCTGACGGACGTTCAGGGCCGGATCAGCACCGGGCTGAAGGTCCAGGGGGCCAAGGACAACGCCGCGGTCTGGGCCATCGCCCAGAGTCAGCGCGCCGATGTGGGAGCCCTCGGGGCCGTGAAGTCCAGCCTGGACCGCGCCACCTCGATCGCCGACGTCGCCCGCTCTGCCGGCGAATCGATCTCGGACCTGCTCAACCAGCTCAAGGAAAAGGTCACCGCCGCCAAGGACCCGTCGCTGAAGACCCAGTCGCGGCAACTGCTCAACTCCGACTTCAAGGCCCTGCTGGGCGCGATCAAGTCGGCGGTCGACAACGCCACCTTCGACGGCGGCAACGTCCTGAACGGCTCGCTGCCCACCGGACTGAAGTTCCTCGCCAACGCCGACGCCAGCGCCTTCGTGACCCTGTCGACGCAGAATTTGAGCCTGTCCGGGTCGATCCTGAGCCTGGGCATGGCCGACAGCCTGCTCACCCTCACCGGCGCGACCACGGCCCTGAACAAGCTCGACAATTCGATCACGGCCGTGAACGCCGCGCTGGGCGCCCTGGGGGCTCAGGCCAAGCAGATCGAGGCCCACAACACCTTCGTGTCCAAACTGACGGATACGCTGGAATCGGGCATCGGCAATCTGGTGGACGCCGACCTCGCCAAGGAAAGTGCGCGCCTTCAGGCCCTGCAGGTTCAGCAGCAGCTGGGCGCGCAATCGCTCTCTATCGCGAACCAGTCGCCGCAGGTCATCCTCAAGCTGTTCCAGTAA
- a CDS encoding superoxide dismutase family protein, translating to MRALPLAAAFAAGTLLASGAALAQTAAPAPTPSPAAPPQAVVIAALKTADGAEAGTVTGYEGPKGMIFRVVGKGWPAGWHAVHLHAVGSCEAPGFTSAGGHVNHAEGARPHGLLNKDGGPDLGDLQNVFAAADGSANADVYLAWEGLDAHESDYVDANGLSFVVHANADDYVSQPIGGAGGRIACGVFEPVVVTAH from the coding sequence ATGCGCGCCCTCCCCCTCGCCGCCGCCTTCGCCGCCGGCACCCTTCTCGCCTCCGGAGCGGCTCTCGCCCAGACCGCGGCGCCTGCTCCGACGCCCTCCCCGGCGGCCCCGCCGCAGGCCGTGGTCATCGCCGCGCTGAAGACGGCGGACGGCGCCGAGGCCGGCACGGTGACCGGCTATGAGGGTCCCAAGGGGATGATCTTCCGCGTCGTCGGCAAGGGCTGGCCCGCCGGCTGGCACGCCGTCCACCTGCACGCCGTCGGCAGCTGCGAGGCGCCCGGCTTCACCTCGGCCGGCGGCCATGTGAACCACGCCGAGGGCGCCCGGCCGCACGGCCTGCTCAACAAGGACGGCGGCCCGGATTTGGGCGATCTGCAGAACGTCTTCGCCGCCGCCGACGGTTCGGCCAACGCCGACGTCTATCTCGCCTGGGAGGGTCTGGACGCGCACGAGAGCGACTATGTGGACGCCAACGGCCTGTCGTTCGTGGTCCACGCCAACGCCGACGACTATGTCAGCCAGCCGATCGGCGGCGCGGGCGGCCGCATCGCCTGCGGCGTGTTCGAGCCGGTGGTCGTCACCGCTCACTGA
- the ssb gene encoding single-stranded DNA-binding protein yields the protein MAGSVNKVILVGNLGRDPEIRSMPNGDRIANFSLATSETWRDKSSGERKEKTEWHRVSVFNDNIVKVVENYVKKGSTVYVEGSLQTRKWTDKDGIEKYTTEVIIGRFNGQLTMLGGRDGGGASQGGGGRGNDDDYSSGFSTGGANKPSGPRESYDLNDDIPF from the coding sequence ATGGCGGGCAGCGTCAACAAGGTCATTCTGGTCGGCAACCTGGGGCGCGACCCCGAAATCCGGTCGATGCCGAACGGCGACCGCATCGCCAACTTCTCCCTGGCCACCTCGGAAACCTGGCGCGACAAGTCCTCGGGCGAGCGCAAGGAGAAGACCGAGTGGCACCGCGTCTCGGTCTTCAACGACAACATCGTCAAGGTCGTTGAAAACTATGTGAAAAAAGGTTCGACAGTCTATGTCGAGGGCTCGCTGCAGACCCGCAAGTGGACCGACAAGGACGGCATCGAGAAATACACGACCGAGGTCATCATCGGCCGCTTCAACGGCCAGCTGACCATGCTGGGCGGTCGTGACGGTGGCGGCGCCTCGCAGGGCGGCGGCGGTCGCGGCAACGACGACGACTATTCGTCCGGCTTCTCCACCGGCGGCGCCAACAAGCCCTCCGGCCCGCGCGAAAGCTACGACCTGAACGACGACATCCCGTTCTAA
- a CDS encoding aminotransferase class IV, with protein MTGFPPILIDGEPASTDDLTYLALVNYGAYTSFSVEDGAARGLGRHLARLEASAVELFGKSPGEDRLRDLMRGAVEGRDACWLRVSLFSPELWARTPSWRGVPKVMTMAADPPPPLAASLRVATRVYARDAPHLKHTALFGLIQSRRQAQDAGFDDAIFVDEAGLISEGSLWNIGFVKGDRVTWPAAPMLAGVTQVLIEEELASVGLTSETRPLHLSDLPDFDQAFICNSATPACAVTAIGDHAFSGDPVLIQRLEAAWASNTPEAI; from the coding sequence ATGACCGGGTTCCCGCCGATCCTCATCGACGGCGAACCCGCCTCGACCGACGACCTGACCTATCTGGCCCTGGTCAACTATGGCGCCTACACCTCGTTCAGCGTCGAAGACGGCGCGGCGCGGGGGCTGGGGCGGCATCTGGCGCGGCTAGAGGCCTCGGCGGTCGAGCTGTTCGGAAAAAGCCCCGGGGAGGACCGGCTTCGCGACCTGATGCGGGGGGCGGTCGAGGGGCGGGACGCCTGCTGGCTGCGGGTCAGCCTGTTCTCGCCCGAACTCTGGGCCCGGACGCCGTCCTGGCGCGGCGTCCCCAAGGTCATGACCATGGCGGCCGATCCGCCGCCGCCGCTGGCCGCCTCGCTCAGAGTCGCCACGCGGGTCTATGCGCGCGACGCCCCCCATCTGAAGCACACGGCCCTGTTCGGCCTGATCCAGTCACGGAGACAGGCGCAGGATGCCGGCTTCGACGACGCCATCTTCGTCGACGAGGCAGGACTGATTTCCGAAGGCAGCCTCTGGAACATCGGCTTCGTGAAAGGCGACCGCGTCACCTGGCCGGCGGCGCCCATGCTGGCGGGGGTGACCCAGGTCTTGATCGAGGAGGAGCTGGCGAGCGTTGGCCTGACGTCGGAGACGCGGCCTCTGCATCTATCCGATCTGCCCGATTTCGATCAGGCCTTCATCTGCAACAGCGCCACGCCCGCCTGTGCGGTGACGGCCATCGGCGATCACGCCTTCTCAGGCGATCCGGTTCTGATCCAACGTCTCGAAGCGGCGTGGGCGTCGAACACGCCCGAGGCCATCTAG
- a CDS encoding L,D-transpeptidase family protein codes for MNRRELGFGIATAAMVSAAGSAQAAQFRRSRPAQPAAAPGGQAVFAPQIARLPANVKDDVSAFYTANGWKAVWTPAQMQALNAVARKSENHGLAATDFFDFVGLAADPASSDVRTTAAAILYARVLAEGRVRPEDVEDLWEMGKNRVDIPTGLNAALAQNQLAQWFDGLPPTDIGYTNLSNGYLRYRRLSRAGGWPTFNQGAGIEPGMSDVRIPVLIERLVAEGDLSAADGARLKAQGLTYGDELQTAVRGFQQRHGLLPDARIGTGTQRSLGASSDDRARQIALNLERRRWLKRELNPERIEVNTAAAIMVYWKEGRPVHSNRVVVGSAENQTPSLEKPFASVVANPPWYVPAGIARREILPQGPAYLAARDMYISNGQVIQRAGPQAALGYVKFELRDSYAIFLHDTPAKGAFDLATRQRSHGCVRVQGAVEFARLLLSPDPLRLAEFDTAQQTRETQRIQTGREITVRLLYWTAFVDGQQRVAFREDVYKRDQKLAEALGIAVNLPVPVDDGAAVANDVGP; via the coding sequence ATGAATCGACGGGAATTGGGTTTCGGCATCGCGACAGCGGCGATGGTTTCGGCTGCGGGTTCGGCCCAAGCCGCCCAGTTCCGCCGTTCCCGCCCCGCCCAGCCCGCTGCGGCGCCCGGCGGCCAGGCTGTCTTCGCGCCCCAGATCGCCCGCCTGCCCGCCAATGTGAAGGATGACGTCAGCGCCTTCTACACGGCCAACGGCTGGAAGGCCGTCTGGACCCCGGCCCAGATGCAGGCGCTCAACGCCGTCGCCCGCAAGTCCGAAAACCACGGCCTGGCCGCGACAGACTTCTTCGACTTCGTGGGTCTGGCCGCCGATCCGGCCTCCAGCGACGTGCGCACCACCGCCGCCGCCATCCTCTACGCCCGTGTCCTGGCCGAGGGCCGCGTCCGGCCCGAGGACGTGGAAGACCTGTGGGAGATGGGCAAGAACCGCGTCGACATCCCGACCGGTCTGAACGCCGCCCTGGCGCAGAACCAGCTGGCCCAGTGGTTCGACGGCCTGCCGCCCACCGACATCGGCTATACCAATCTGTCGAACGGCTATCTGCGCTATCGCCGCCTGAGCCGCGCCGGCGGCTGGCCGACCTTCAACCAGGGCGCTGGCATCGAGCCGGGAATGAGCGACGTGCGCATTCCGGTCCTGATCGAACGTCTGGTGGCCGAGGGAGACCTCAGCGCCGCTGACGGCGCGCGCCTCAAGGCCCAGGGCCTCACCTATGGCGACGAACTGCAGACGGCGGTGCGCGGCTTCCAGCAGCGTCACGGTCTGCTGCCCGACGCCCGGATCGGCACCGGCACCCAGCGCTCGCTCGGCGCCTCGTCCGACGACCGCGCCCGCCAGATCGCCCTGAACCTGGAACGCCGCCGCTGGCTGAAACGCGAGCTCAATCCCGAGCGGATCGAGGTCAACACCGCCGCCGCCATCATGGTCTACTGGAAGGAGGGCCGTCCGGTTCACTCCAACCGCGTCGTCGTCGGCTCGGCCGAGAACCAGACCCCCAGCCTCGAGAAGCCCTTCGCCTCGGTCGTGGCCAACCCGCCCTGGTACGTCCCGGCCGGCATCGCGCGCCGCGAGATCCTGCCCCAGGGCCCGGCCTATCTGGCCGCCCGGGACATGTATATTTCCAACGGCCAGGTGATCCAGCGCGCCGGACCGCAGGCCGCGCTCGGCTATGTGAAGTTCGAGCTGCGCGACAGCTACGCCATCTTCCTGCACGACACCCCGGCCAAGGGCGCCTTCGATCTGGCCACCCGCCAGCGCTCGCACGGCTGCGTCCGGGTTCAGGGCGCGGTCGAGTTCGCGCGCCTGCTGCTGTCGCCCGATCCGCTGCGTCTGGCCGAGTTCGATACGGCCCAGCAGACGCGTGAGACCCAGCGCATCCAGACCGGCCGCGAAATCACCGTGCGCCTTCTCTACTGGACCGCCTTCGTCGACGGTCAGCAGCGCGTGGCCTTCCGTGAGGACGTCTACAAGCGCGACCAGAAGCTGGCCGAGGCCTTGGGCATCGCCGTCAACCTGCCGGTGCCCGTGGATGACGGCGCCGCCGTCGCCAACGACGTCGGGCCGTAG
- the gyrA gene encoding DNA gyrase subunit A produces the protein MTDDSYENAAPPAGPSGGSDISTITIEDELKRSYLDYAMSVIVSRALPDARDGLKPVHRRILYSMHDLNMTPERSYSKCARVVGDVLGRFHPHGDASVYMALVRMAQPFSMGLMLVDGQGNFGSVDGDMPASMRYTEARMAPAAVALLADIDKDTVDFQPNYDEKELEPVVLPSRIPNLLVNGAGGIAVGMATNIPPHNLGEIVDAAVALLDDPNISDDAILDIVPGPDFPTGGEIMGRTAPRNALRDGRGSVIVRGKASIETIRKDREAIVVTELPYQVNKQTLIERIAEMVREKRIEGISDVRDESDRQGMRMVIELKRDASGDVILNQLWRYTAMQSSFGVNMLALNHGRPEQMGLRQLLEAFLEFREEVVVRRIKFELAKARDRGHVLVGLAVAVANIDEVIHIIRSSADPAEARQRLQAKSWPVGDMLALVELIADPRSMLIDGDKLNLTDEQARAILALTLSRLTGLGRDDIFGEARGLADTIQGHLTILSDRANIIAIIREDLLAVKDEFAVPRRTLIGEGDAEMEDEDLIPREDMVVTVTHGGYVKRVALNAYRTQHRGGKGKSGMTMKDEDAITGVFSASTHTPVLFFATNGKAYKLKVWRLPLGGPTSRGKAFVNLLPIEPGDSIMNVLPLPEDEASWGDYDIMFATKSGDVRRNKLSDFATVNRAGKLAMKLEDDDHMVGVALCTAEDDVLLTTALGRAIRFKADDVRVFKGRDSTGVRGVRLQDGDEVISMAVLGRVDATPEERAAYVKHANAMRKALAGADGDEDVSTPEADDEVVGDAALTVERIAELGAAEQFILTVTDSGFGKRSSAYEYRRTGRGGQGLTAHGLGGRAGTRLAAAFPVEETDELLMVTSSGQMIRTRVGQVRVVGRSSQGVTIFKTGDGERVVSVERLAETPGGDDEVGGDEGVEGTGDGGES, from the coding sequence TTGACCGACGACAGCTACGAAAACGCCGCACCTCCTGCAGGACCGAGCGGCGGTTCCGACATTTCGACCATCACGATCGAGGACGAGCTGAAACGCTCCTACCTCGATTACGCCATGAGTGTGATCGTCTCGCGCGCCCTGCCGGACGCGCGTGACGGCCTGAAGCCGGTGCACCGTCGCATCCTCTATTCGATGCACGACCTGAACATGACGCCCGAGCGGTCGTACTCGAAGTGCGCGCGCGTCGTCGGTGACGTGCTTGGTCGCTTCCACCCGCACGGCGACGCCTCGGTCTATATGGCCCTGGTCCGCATGGCCCAGCCGTTCTCGATGGGTCTGATGCTGGTCGACGGCCAGGGCAATTTCGGCTCGGTCGACGGCGATATGCCAGCCTCGATGCGATACACGGAAGCGCGCATGGCGCCAGCGGCCGTGGCCCTGCTGGCCGATATCGACAAGGACACGGTCGATTTCCAGCCGAACTACGACGAGAAGGAGCTGGAGCCGGTCGTCCTGCCGTCTCGGATCCCGAACCTGCTGGTCAACGGCGCGGGCGGCATCGCCGTCGGCATGGCGACGAACATCCCGCCGCACAATCTCGGTGAAATCGTCGATGCGGCCGTGGCCCTGCTGGACGATCCGAACATCTCCGACGACGCCATCCTGGACATCGTCCCCGGTCCCGACTTCCCGACGGGCGGCGAGATCATGGGCCGCACCGCGCCGCGCAACGCCCTGCGCGACGGCCGCGGCTCGGTCATCGTGCGCGGCAAGGCCTCGATCGAGACCATCCGCAAGGACCGCGAGGCGATCGTCGTCACCGAACTGCCCTATCAGGTCAACAAACAGACCCTGATCGAGCGAATCGCCGAAATGGTCCGCGAGAAGCGGATCGAAGGCATCTCCGACGTCCGCGACGAATCCGACCGTCAGGGCATGCGGATGGTGATCGAGCTGAAGCGCGACGCTTCGGGCGACGTGATCCTGAACCAGCTGTGGCGCTACACCGCCATGCAGTCGTCGTTCGGCGTCAACATGCTGGCCCTGAACCACGGCCGGCCCGAGCAGATGGGGCTGCGCCAACTGCTGGAGGCCTTCCTCGAGTTCCGCGAGGAAGTCGTGGTCCGCCGGATCAAGTTCGAACTGGCCAAGGCCCGCGACCGGGGCCACGTCCTGGTGGGTCTGGCCGTCGCCGTGGCCAATATCGACGAGGTCATCCACATCATCCGCTCGTCGGCCGATCCGGCGGAAGCGCGTCAGCGCCTGCAGGCCAAGTCCTGGCCGGTCGGCGACATGCTGGCCCTGGTCGAACTGATCGCCGATCCGCGCTCGATGTTGATCGACGGCGACAAGCTGAACCTGACCGATGAACAGGCTCGCGCCATCCTGGCCCTGACCCTGTCGCGTCTGACCGGCCTGGGCCGTGACGACATCTTCGGCGAGGCCCGCGGCCTGGCCGACACCATCCAGGGCCACCTGACCATCCTGTCGGACCGCGCCAACATCATCGCCATCATCCGCGAGGACCTGCTGGCGGTGAAGGACGAGTTCGCCGTGCCGCGCCGCACCTTGATCGGGGAGGGCGACGCCGAGATGGAGGACGAGGACCTGATCCCGCGCGAGGACATGGTCGTCACGGTCACCCACGGCGGCTACGTCAAGCGCGTGGCCCTGAACGCCTATCGAACCCAGCATCGCGGCGGCAAGGGCAAGTCGGGCATGACGATGAAGGACGAGGACGCCATCACCGGCGTCTTCTCCGCCTCGACCCATACGCCGGTGCTGTTCTTCGCCACCAACGGCAAGGCCTACAAGCTCAAGGTCTGGCGCCTGCCGCTGGGCGGGCCGACCTCGCGCGGCAAGGCCTTCGTCAACCTGCTGCCCATCGAGCCGGGCGACAGCATCATGAACGTCCTGCCGTTGCCCGAGGACGAGGCGTCCTGGGGTGACTACGACATCATGTTCGCCACCAAGTCGGGCGACGTGCGCCGCAACAAGCTGTCGGATTTCGCCACAGTCAATCGCGCCGGCAAGCTGGCCATGAAGCTCGAAGACGACGACCACATGGTCGGGGTCGCCCTGTGCACGGCAGAGGACGACGTCCTGCTGACCACCGCCTTGGGCCGCGCTATCCGCTTCAAGGCCGACGATGTTCGCGTCTTCAAGGGTCGCGACTCGACCGGGGTCCGCGGCGTCCGGCTTCAGGACGGCGACGAGGTCATCTCCATGGCCGTGCTGGGCCGCGTCGATGCGACGCCGGAAGAGCGCGCCGCCTACGTCAAGCACGCCAACGCCATGCGCAAGGCTCTGGCGGGCGCTGATGGCGACGAGGATGTCTCGACGCCCGAGGCCGATGACGAGGTGGTCGGCGACGCCGCCCTGACCGTCGAACGCATCGCCGAACTGGGCGCGGCGGAGCAGTTCATCCTGACCGTCACCGACAGCGGCTTCGGCAAGCGGTCCTCGGCCTATGAGTATCGCCGCACGGGTCGCGGCGGGCAGGGGCTGACGGCCCACGGCCTGGGTGGTCGCGCCGGCACCCGTCTGGCCGCCGCCTTCCCGGTGGAAGAGACCGACGAACTGCTGATGGTCACCTCCAGCGGCCAGATGATCCGGACCCGGGTCGGACAGGTCCGCGTGGTCGGCCGCTCCAGCCAGGGCGTCACCATCTTCAAGACCGGCGACGGCGAGCGGGTGGTCTCGGTCGAGCGTCTGGCGGAAACGCCGGGCGGCGATGATGAGGTCGGTGGCGACGAAGGCGTCGAAGGGACCGGGGACGGCGGCGAAAGCTGA
- a CDS encoding NHL repeat-containing protein — MTSVNNGYLLGLFGGSYDASSATALTTAITKKAQPTAPWSTGAKASDPSALVRSALAGRNIINENAAQLDVKGASADYKKLFAMYSGLETLSALANRASTSGLTSTETALLQKRFASGLAELSKYMTTADLDGVRIVQGTAATTSKTTAAVPRDSAVSITGPIHEGSLDTPVAAFEGDTKFNITIKVPVGLSSTTTSVPIDLSTMGSTPRTMDNVLSYINKKLEDGGFQTRIGRQQIKEDPKTVQVNGKAVTLPAGPDKWALAIRGTSTETVGFTAAETSDAVYVVQQAGNAAVTTTTTVNGVSTTKTTSASTLTNQILKFQVDGGDAPEPTSGNVGETQWVEGRLSQETLPEGVQTVRASAVGPDGSLWIVADVTAGPDTQPIKGVQDVALMKYDSAGRLVATRALGAASTASGYALAIDANGNVAVAGSVTGALNTSTTDAGKTGDVAGVADSFVTVFNKDGEEVWTQRRGARAADEATSVSFGADGVVYVAGRSQSAMTGAASVGGWDGYVQAFKAAEPYPTAGIVSKSIGVTQFGTGGDDSVAATTVDGNNLYTAGIEDGHAVVRQFTLGADGVPTLAATRDLGLISGDIAGIAVADGKVILTGTSRDSGLAVGTATNANSGGKDVFVAALSTNLTPSASDRLSWYGTAGEDTAADVKVHDGKVWITGITGKSESATATDPTKGYLARLDPLTGMVEYEQSWTGVGDQAKPATLAIASNGASVLDRLGLPQGEIDQSDSKYLTAATSLRVGDRFYISPPDGGRAVPVTIEAKDTLATLARKISVASGGKLKVTVASEGGTVTGKDGETTTTTGGFQRLSITAKDGVKGAVITSGETGRDALAGLGLSAGYIGLATVDKSISTYGMGLPSNLTLNDAASIKTSGEKLQAALKAVRDAYRALAPVDPATTAASGAVPAYLTNQISNYQAALSRLTGGS, encoded by the coding sequence GTGACATCGGTCAACAACGGCTATCTTCTGGGTCTGTTCGGCGGGAGCTATGACGCTTCGAGCGCCACCGCCCTGACGACCGCGATCACGAAAAAGGCCCAGCCGACCGCGCCCTGGTCCACCGGCGCCAAGGCGTCCGACCCTTCAGCTCTCGTCCGTTCCGCCCTCGCGGGCCGCAACATCATCAACGAGAACGCCGCCCAGCTGGACGTCAAGGGCGCCTCGGCCGACTACAAGAAGCTGTTCGCCATGTACTCGGGTCTGGAGACCCTGAGCGCCCTGGCCAACCGCGCCTCAACCAGCGGCCTGACCTCGACCGAGACGGCCCTGCTGCAAAAGCGCTTCGCCTCGGGCCTGGCCGAGCTGAGCAAATATATGACCACGGCCGATCTGGACGGGGTTCGCATCGTCCAGGGCACCGCCGCCACCACGTCAAAGACCACGGCCGCCGTGCCGCGCGACAGCGCCGTCTCAATCACGGGCCCCATCCACGAAGGCTCGCTGGACACGCCGGTCGCCGCCTTCGAGGGCGACACGAAATTCAACATCACCATCAAGGTGCCCGTCGGGCTGTCCTCGACCACGACCTCGGTCCCGATCGACCTGTCCACAATGGGCTCTACGCCCCGGACGATGGACAACGTCCTGAGCTACATCAACAAAAAGCTCGAAGACGGCGGCTTCCAGACCCGCATCGGCCGTCAGCAGATCAAGGAAGATCCCAAGACGGTCCAGGTCAACGGCAAGGCTGTGACCCTGCCGGCCGGCCCGGACAAATGGGCGCTGGCGATCCGCGGAACCTCGACCGAGACGGTCGGCTTCACCGCGGCCGAGACCTCCGACGCCGTCTATGTGGTCCAGCAGGCGGGCAATGCCGCGGTGACCACCACGACCACGGTCAACGGCGTCAGCACAACCAAGACCACATCCGCCTCGACCCTGACCAACCAGATCCTGAAGTTCCAGGTCGACGGCGGCGATGCGCCCGAACCGACCTCGGGCAATGTCGGCGAGACCCAATGGGTCGAGGGCCGCCTGTCGCAGGAAACCCTTCCCGAAGGCGTCCAAACCGTGCGGGCCAGTGCGGTCGGCCCGGACGGCTCGCTGTGGATCGTCGCCGATGTCACCGCGGGGCCGGACACCCAGCCGATCAAGGGCGTCCAGGACGTCGCCCTGATGAAGTACGACTCGGCCGGCCGGCTGGTAGCGACGCGGGCGCTTGGCGCCGCCTCGACCGCCAGTGGCTACGCCCTCGCCATCGACGCCAACGGTAATGTCGCGGTCGCGGGCTCGGTCACCGGCGCGCTCAACACCTCCACGACCGATGCGGGCAAGACCGGCGACGTCGCCGGCGTCGCCGACAGCTTCGTGACCGTCTTTAACAAGGACGGCGAGGAAGTCTGGACCCAGCGGCGTGGCGCGCGGGCGGCGGACGAGGCGACCTCGGTCAGCTTCGGCGCCGACGGCGTCGTCTATGTCGCCGGGCGATCCCAGTCGGCGATGACGGGCGCGGCCAGCGTCGGCGGCTGGGACGGCTATGTCCAGGCCTTCAAGGCCGCCGAGCCCTATCCGACCGCCGGCATCGTCTCCAAGTCGATCGGCGTCACCCAGTTCGGCACCGGCGGCGACGACAGCGTCGCGGCGACCACGGTCGACGGCAACAACCTCTATACGGCGGGGATCGAGGACGGCCATGCGGTGGTGCGTCAGTTCACCCTCGGCGCCGACGGCGTGCCGACCTTGGCGGCGACGCGCGACCTGGGCCTGATCAGCGGCGACATCGCCGGCATCGCCGTCGCCGACGGCAAGGTCATCCTGACCGGGACCAGCCGCGACAGCGGCCTGGCGGTGGGCACGGCGACCAACGCCAATTCCGGCGGCAAGGACGTCTTCGTCGCCGCCCTGTCGACCAATCTGACGCCTTCCGCCAGCGACCGGCTGAGCTGGTACGGGACGGCGGGCGAGGACACTGCGGCCGACGTCAAGGTCCACGACGGCAAGGTCTGGATCACGGGCATCACTGGCAAGAGCGAGAGCGCCACGGCCACCGACCCGACCAAAGGCTATCTGGCCCGGCTGGATCCCCTGACCGGGATGGTCGAGTACGAGCAGAGCTGGACCGGCGTCGGCGACCAGGCCAAGCCCGCCACCCTCGCCATCGCTTCCAACGGCGCCAGCGTGCTGGACCGGCTGGGCCTGCCCCAGGGCGAGATCGACCAGAGCGATTCCAAATATCTGACCGCGGCGACCTCGCTGCGGGTCGGCGACCGCTTCTACATCAGCCCGCCCGACGGAGGCCGCGCCGTGCCCGTGACCATCGAGGCCAAGGACACCCTGGCCACCCTGGCGCGCAAGATCTCGGTCGCCTCGGGCGGCAAGCTCAAGGTCACCGTCGCCTCTGAAGGGGGCACGGTCACCGGCAAGGACGGCGAGACGACCACAACGACCGGCGGCTTCCAGCGCCTCTCGATCACGGCCAAGGACGGGGTCAAGGGCGCGGTCATCACCTCTGGCGAGACGGGCCGCGACGCCCTGGCCGGCCTGGGTCTTTCGGCCGGCTATATCGGCCTGGCGACCGTCGACAAGTCGATCTCGACCTATGGGATGGGTTTGCCGTCCAACCTGACGCTCAACGACGCCGCCTCGATCAAGACTTCTGGCGAGAAGCTGCAGGCGGCGCTCAAGGCCGTGCGGGACGCCTATCGCGCCCTGGCCCCGGTCGACCCGGCCACGACGGCGGCCAGTGGCGCCGTTCCCGCCTATCTGACCAACCAGATCTCCAACTATCAGGCGGCCCTGTCGCGCCTGACCGGCGGTTCCTGA
- a CDS encoding DMT family transporter: protein MTTPDKPHSPLTLLEIGAIVAIIVIWGVNNAGAKVATEQMSPLLVGAIRFGIASLCLAGFIRPPFPDWKSLLIIVLVGGSLQYGLVYTAYWLARDVSPVTVANQLWIPFTALFAFLLLKERLSRAAMVGMVVAFVGVGWMTLDAHALQDWRAILVGIAAAAAWALTTVVARRTTSVPPLKMQAMLAVGTLPVMAFGSAVFEHHQIEAVKAATPIVWISLLWAGVVSSVVATTLLFWLVQKREAGRVTPYLLATPVVSILIGWGLMGDVLTPQILIGSAIAMAGVAVVALAERGLRAGAAKA, encoded by the coding sequence GTGACCACGCCCGACAAACCGCACAGCCCGCTGACCCTGCTCGAGATCGGAGCGATCGTCGCGATCATCGTGATCTGGGGCGTGAACAACGCCGGGGCCAAGGTGGCCACCGAACAGATGTCGCCCCTGCTGGTCGGGGCGATCCGGTTCGGCATCGCCAGCCTCTGTCTCGCCGGCTTCATCCGGCCGCCGTTTCCGGACTGGAAAAGTCTGCTGATCATCGTCCTGGTGGGCGGGTCGCTGCAGTACGGCCTCGTCTACACCGCCTACTGGCTGGCCCGGGACGTCAGCCCGGTGACCGTCGCCAACCAGCTGTGGATTCCGTTCACGGCCCTGTTCGCCTTCCTGCTGCTGAAGGAACGGCTCAGCCGGGCGGCGATGGTGGGAATGGTCGTGGCCTTCGTCGGCGTCGGCTGGATGACGCTGGACGCCCATGCGCTCCAGGACTGGCGCGCCATCCTGGTCGGGATCGCAGCTGCGGCCGCCTGGGCCCTGACCACGGTGGTCGCGCGTCGGACGACCTCGGTCCCGCCGTTGAAGATGCAGGCCATGCTGGCGGTCGGCACCCTGCCGGTCATGGCTTTCGGCTCGGCCGTCTTCGAACACCATCAGATCGAGGCCGTGAAGGCCGCGACCCCGATCGTCTGGATCTCGCTGCTATGGGCCGGGGTCGTGTCCTCCGTCGTGGCGACGACCCTGTTGTTCTGGCTGGTGCAAAAGCGGGAGGCCGGGCGGGTGACGCCCTATCTGCTGGCGACGCCGGTGGTCTCGATCCTGATCGGCTGGGGTCTGATGGGCGACGTTCTGACGCCCCAGATCCTGATCGGCTCGGCCATCGCCATGGCCGGGGTCGCGGTGGTGGCCCTGGCCGAGCGGGGCTTGCGCGCCGGCGCGGCCAAGGCCTGA